One stretch of Roseovarius mucosus DNA includes these proteins:
- a CDS encoding calcium-binding protein — protein MAVRLTHVGTNRAANFEVARAVVAITPLPDGGFILADFAAGQSRVVRATAAGPLLEAPWFHEATPRIAVTVGDMQGALPPLLLSDLRVAWDAGLRSAVPGFLGQGGVQPQAATLLAARLAGRDVVIAAAADGQGLSVLSFGPDQSIAAVTTMMDSDSHYLRAISDIAVIERPGEVLVFAASAQESGITVLRLLEEGGLEPVASLGRNDSLPVQTITALAPADIAGRAFLIVAAADSSSLTVLRVGDAGTLDVADHLIDGLATRFAGVSHLEVVSVDGHVFLLVAGRDAGLSLLRLTAEGRLLHIDTLADEVAFALNGVSGLAAQVRAGGIDILVTAAGEAGLSLFRVDLGPLGLVLHGNAARIEGGMRDDLLSRSGGNGVLDGAEGDDTLSDGPGADTLVGGTGADVFVLRADGQRDVIADFTLGEDRLDLSLWPMLRNLGQLAFTPTATGALLRFGLEEVDLRNAAGGAFVATDLPGLLLPLVSHFDVVLGPLQVAPPSVRLPPLPLPPPVLPEVAALLRVGGAGDDLLEGGPEDDTLAGNAGNDTLRGNAGNDRLAGGDGRDQIDGGAGHDNIGGGLGADRLYGQAGDDTIGGGAGDDMLFGGNGADILSGGPGNDLLEGGAGNDRLAGSFDHDTVRGGLGDDRIGGGPGRDLLDGGEGNDELGGGEADDTVLGGAGDDFLAGGGRNDLLDGGTGNDTLNAGAGHDRLIGGEGADIFVFNDFTAGERDVIVDFQFGEDRIRLTGIEGQGPTGRFLALDIQDTDAGAVLRYAGHEILLEDVTASSLSRDDFIFL, from the coding sequence TGCCGGACGGGGGGTTTATACTGGCCGACTTCGCCGCCGGTCAAAGCCGCGTGGTGCGCGCCACCGCCGCCGGTCCACTGCTTGAAGCGCCGTGGTTTCACGAGGCAACGCCACGCATCGCCGTGACGGTCGGCGATATGCAGGGCGCGTTGCCACCGCTGCTCTTGTCCGATCTGCGCGTGGCTTGGGATGCCGGATTGCGCAGCGCTGTGCCGGGGTTTCTGGGCCAAGGCGGGGTGCAGCCGCAGGCCGCAACCCTGCTTGCTGCGCGGCTTGCGGGGCGCGATGTTGTGATTGCTGCCGCCGCTGATGGTCAGGGTTTGTCCGTCCTGTCGTTTGGTCCGGATCAAAGCATCGCGGCGGTGACGACCATGATGGACAGCGACAGCCACTATCTGCGCGCCATTTCCGACATCGCGGTCATCGAGCGGCCCGGTGAAGTGCTTGTCTTTGCCGCCTCTGCGCAAGAGAGTGGCATAACGGTCCTGCGCCTCTTGGAAGAGGGCGGGCTAGAGCCTGTTGCCAGCCTTGGGCGCAATGACAGCCTGCCGGTCCAGACGATCACGGCGCTTGCCCCGGCAGACATCGCCGGGCGTGCGTTTCTGATTGTCGCTGCGGCGGACAGTTCCAGCCTGACCGTGCTTCGCGTCGGTGACGCGGGCACGCTTGATGTCGCGGATCACCTTATCGACGGGCTTGCGACCCGGTTCGCCGGGGTATCGCATCTCGAAGTGGTGTCCGTAGACGGGCATGTTTTCCTGCTGGTCGCAGGCCGGGATGCGGGGCTTAGCCTTTTGCGCCTGACCGCCGAGGGGCGGCTCTTGCATATTGATACGCTCGCGGATGAGGTGGCCTTTGCCCTCAACGGTGTCTCAGGCCTTGCGGCACAGGTCCGGGCGGGCGGGATCGACATTCTGGTCACTGCGGCGGGCGAGGCGGGGCTAAGCCTCTTTCGTGTCGATCTTGGTCCTTTGGGGCTGGTCTTGCACGGCAATGCTGCACGGATCGAAGGCGGCATGCGCGATGACCTCTTGTCGCGCAGCGGCGGCAATGGGGTGCTTGACGGCGCAGAGGGGGACGATACGCTCAGCGATGGTCCCGGCGCGGATACGCTTGTGGGCGGCACGGGGGCCGATGTCTTTGTCCTGCGGGCCGATGGGCAACGCGATGTCATTGCCGATTTCACCTTGGGTGAGGATCGGCTCGACCTCTCGCTCTGGCCAATGCTGCGCAATCTTGGGCAGTTGGCGTTTACTCCGACAGCTACGGGGGCCCTTTTGCGCTTTGGGCTTGAAGAGGTGGACTTGCGCAATGCCGCAGGCGGGGCCTTTGTTGCCACGGATCTGCCCGGTCTGCTTTTGCCATTGGTCTCGCATTTCGACGTAGTTCTGGGGCCGCTGCAGGTGGCACCCCCTTCGGTGCGCCTGCCTCCCTTGCCGCTGCCCCCGCCTGTTCTGCCCGAGGTCGCCGCCCTCCTGCGGGTGGGGGGCGCGGGCGATGACCTGCTTGAGGGCGGACCCGAGGACGACACGCTTGCAGGCAATGCGGGCAATGACACGTTGCGCGGTAATGCGGGCAACGACCGTCTGGCTGGGGGTGATGGGCGTGATCAGATCGACGGTGGCGCAGGCCATGACAATATCGGGGGTGGTCTGGGGGCAGACCGGCTCTACGGGCAGGCGGGGGATGACACGATCGGCGGCGGCGCGGGGGACGATATGCTCTTTGGCGGCAACGGTGCCGATATCCTGAGTGGCGGGCCGGGCAATGACCTGCTTGAGGGCGGGGCGGGCAATGACCGCCTTGCCGGTAGCTTTGATCACGACACGGTGCGCGGCGGTCTTGGCGATGACCGCATCGGCGGCGGTCCGGGGCGCGACCTGCTCGACGGCGGTGAGGGCAATGATGAGCTTGGCGGTGGCGAGGCCGACGATACCGTGTTGGGCGGTGCCGGGGATGATTTTCTGGCCGGTGGTGGCCGGAACGACCTGCTTGATGGCGGCACCGGCAACGATACGCTGAACGCTGGCGCAGGCCATGACCGGCTGATCGGTGGCGAGGGGGCCGATATCTTTGTCTTCAACGATTTCACGGCTGGCGAGCGCGACGTGATTGTAGATTTTCAATTCGGAGAGGATCGCATCCGTCTGACCGGCATCGAGGGGCAGGGGCCAACAGGCCGCTTTCTCGCGCTCGACATTCAAGACACCGACGCAGGCGCTGTCCTGCGCTATGCGGGCCATGAGATATTGCTCGAAGACGTGACGGCATCCAGCCTTTCACGTGACGATTTCATCTTCCTGTAA
- a CDS encoding sulfotransferase family 2 domain-containing protein, whose protein sequence is MGDDPWPKAERMGWRGYIHDDSKTVFFWSQKAACTTLFNFLADNMPSRPARKQYFHTNSAPFRGCAEALSARNYRSVILVRHPVTRIISAYFNKFCIYRGRQLLCRADLEPFAQELHDLYCARTGADPHDNSMSFEAFLDTVAHLHASRPRPENLINGHWETQVPAFYKEVGIHYDFVVHVERLDVELPRVARKLGLNYTPRVLNRTRLPESPVAGYLGNLPARALSEMNFNYDNFITPETLATIQSIYDIDFRTLDYPLDPRDGFHGSGWVGVLNRTFPALGRLTGR, encoded by the coding sequence ATGGGGGACGACCCTTGGCCAAAGGCGGAGCGCATGGGCTGGCGCGGCTATATTCATGATGACAGCAAAACGGTGTTCTTTTGGTCGCAAAAGGCGGCCTGTACCACGCTGTTCAACTTTTTGGCCGATAACATGCCGTCACGCCCGGCCCGCAAGCAGTACTTCCACACCAACAGCGCCCCTTTTCGTGGCTGCGCCGAGGCGCTATCGGCGCGCAACTATCGCTCGGTGATTCTGGTTCGGCATCCGGTGACACGGATCATCAGCGCCTATTTCAACAAATTCTGCATCTATCGCGGCCGGCAATTGCTCTGTCGTGCGGATCTGGAGCCTTTTGCTCAGGAGTTGCATGACCTCTACTGCGCGCGCACCGGTGCCGACCCCCACGATAACAGCATGTCCTTTGAGGCGTTTCTGGACACGGTCGCGCATCTGCATGCAAGCCGACCACGCCCTGAGAACCTGATCAACGGGCATTGGGAAACGCAGGTGCCTGCGTTCTACAAAGAGGTCGGCATCCATTATGATTTTGTCGTGCATGTCGAGCGGTTGGACGTGGAATTGCCCCGGGTCGCGCGAAAGCTGGGGCTGAACTATACACCGCGCGTGCTGAATCGCACCCGCCTGCCCGAAAGCCCGGTCGCGGGGTATCTGGGCAATCTGCCTGCCCGCGCGCTGAGCGAGATGAATTTCAATTATGACAATTTCATCACTCCCGAAACGCTGGCGACAATTCAAAGCATTTATGACATTGATTTCAGAACCCTCGACTATCCGCTAGATCCGAGGGATGGCTTTCATGGCAGCGGATGGGTGGGTGTTTTAAACCGCACTTTCCCAGCCTTGGGCCGCCTTACAGGAAGATGA
- a CDS encoding ABC transporter permease — protein MTNVTFAPALPRKRTGTVQTVIALMLREMSATYGRSALGYLWAVLEPVAGIFLLTFIFSLGFKSPSLGTNFPLFFATGILPFMAYMDISNKMSVSLRFSKQLLFYPGVTYTDALIARFILNVITSIMIAVILLPLIIIVYDLNVIVDMRAIAWGYTLTFALGAGVGTLNCFLLSVFPIWERAWAVLNRPLLIISGVIFLFDTVPLPYRDWMWWNPLIHPIGLVRKGIYSTYDATYVSSVFVMAVSGITLALGLLLLRRYHRDIINF, from the coding sequence ATGACAAATGTAACCTTTGCCCCGGCCCTGCCGCGCAAGCGCACGGGCACCGTTCAGACCGTGATTGCGTTGATGCTGCGCGAGATGTCGGCGACCTATGGGCGTTCGGCGCTTGGATACCTATGGGCGGTGCTTGAGCCGGTGGCAGGAATTTTCCTTCTGACCTTCATCTTTTCCCTAGGATTCAAAAGCCCAAGTCTCGGCACCAATTTTCCCTTGTTCTTTGCAACCGGCATTCTGCCGTTCATGGCCTATATGGACATCAGCAATAAAATGTCGGTCTCGCTGCGCTTTTCCAAGCAGTTGTTGTTCTATCCCGGTGTGACCTACACCGATGCCCTGATTGCGCGGTTCATTCTGAACGTCATAACCAGCATCATGATCGCGGTGATCCTGTTGCCTCTGATTATCATTGTTTATGATCTCAATGTTATCGTCGACATGAGGGCTATTGCGTGGGGCTATACGCTTACCTTTGCGCTTGGGGCCGGGGTTGGCACGCTCAACTGCTTTTTGTTGTCGGTGTTTCCAATCTGGGAACGGGCTTGGGCTGTGTTGAACCGCCCCCTTTTGATCATTTCCGGTGTGATTTTTCTCTTCGATACCGTCCCGCTGCCCTATCGGGATTGGATGTGGTGGAATCCGCTGATCCATCCTATCGGGCTGGTGCGCAAGGGCATCTACAGCACCTATGACGCCACCTATGTCTCTTCGGTGTTCGTGATGGCCGTATCGGGCATAACACTGGCGCTTGGTCTACTGCTGCTCCGCCGGTATCACCGGGATATCATCAATTTCTGA